A single Anopheles arabiensis isolate DONGOLA chromosome X, AaraD3, whole genome shotgun sequence DNA region contains:
- the LOC120905984 gene encoding uncharacterized protein LOC120905984: MQPRYSVLASATLAVWYLTVWQACVCGKSLVAPSELNSLGAGSRLDPAGNSVSAGSTESFTTEREDIATNAPTTTTISASGNEVPYDDIPTFNRKQVSLDLPGDLFSSTANLTLSLRNFIADLITRTSVRIAQVVRFFQPLFGYHLMIDIPKELDV; this comes from the exons ATGCAGCCTAGGTACAGTGTCTTGGCGTCCGCGACCTTAGCGGTGTGGTATCTTACCGTGTGGCAGGCGTGCGTGTGCGGCAAATCCTTAGTAGCGCCGTCGGAGCTAAACTCACTCGGTGCAGGATCCCGGCTGGATCCCGCAGGCAACAGTGTGTCGGCAGGTTCGACGGAATCGTTCACCACGGAGAGGGAGGACATTGCAACGAACGCACCAACGACGACCACTATCAGCGCGTCCGGTAACGAGGTGCCGTACGATGACATACCCACCTTCAACCGCAAGCAGGTGTCGTTGGATCTGCCGGgtgatttgttttcctccACCGCCAATCTAACGCTGAGCTTGCGTAACTTTATCGCCGATTTAATAACG cgTACCTCGGTGCGTATTGCGCAGGTGGTGCGGTTCTTTCAGCCCCTGTTCGGATACCATCTGATGATTGACATCCCGAAGGAGCTGGATGTTTAA
- the LOC120905983 gene encoding uncharacterized protein LOC120905983: MAAWSITVSVWCVALWCGLAGVLSPVRAAPIPSAPVEEVNSSLDPVQWKEAVGEEVYRAKRKYRPEEWAAANAVLDLLEQLRNARNPAFARRMLATTTTTTTTTTTTTPAPPPTTSAGPQIKPRADRSSRQEDDEVPQFNPDGTIMLQLPGKLFGNATNFVLAAAKLFGDFITNTAIRTARFMQLFQPIAGRHLFIQIPTPSPSGVD, encoded by the exons ATGGCAGCATGGAGCATTACCGTGTCGGTTTGGTGTGTTGCGCTGTGGTGTGGGCTTGCTGGTGTGTTATCTCCAGTGCGGGCAGCACCGATACCGTCCGCACCGGTGGAGGAGGTTAACAGCTCGCTAGATCCAGTCCAGTGGAAG GAAGCGGTCGGCGAGGAGGTGTACCGGGCGAAGCGCAAGTACCGACCAGAGGAGTGGGCCGCCGCTAACGCCGTCCTGGATCTGCTGGAGCAGCTCAGAAACGCCCGTAATCCGGCGTTCGCTCGCCGGATGCTGGCCACTACAACGACTAcaaccaccacgaccaccacgaCCACACCTGCGCCACCACCGACGACAAGCGCCGGACCACAGATAAAGCCACGGGCGGACAGAAGCTCGCGGCAGGAGGACGACGAGGTGCCGCAGTTCAACCCAGACGGGACGATCATGCTCCAGCTGCCGGGGAAGCTGTTTGGCAATGCGACCAACTTTGTGCTGGCGGCGGCCAAGCTGTTCGGCGACTTCATCACG AACACGGCTATACGGACCGCCCGGTTTATGCAGCTCTTTCAACCGATTGCGGGTCGCCATTTGTTCATTCAAATACCGACACCCAGCCCGTCGGGAGTGGACTGA
- the LOC120906130 gene encoding uncharacterized protein LOC120906130 translates to MLLPSVTSPGKLVLVVFLLAAGAISADVEPAQKPHSRQPRGLGFFHKITHLGSLLYQQYNDTTYTLKNVYDLLSNEFTDTFTTTTPDPRTSPTTPDPSTSTTPKYRISRAELGRILNRNYRGLQKLFRLEWNDAWNQTKYNIDDYKRELKNSAFPPRNKTAGPINVNLSVEVKADVKKP, encoded by the exons ATGTTGCTGCCCAGCGTGACGAGCCCCGGGAAGCTTGTGCTGGTCGTGTTCCTGCTAGCGGCCGGTGCGATCAGTGCCGATGTTGAGCCCGCCCAAAAGCCG CACTCGCGGCAGCCACGGGGACTGGGCTTCTTTCACAAGATCACACACCTCGGCTCGCTGCTCTACCAGCAGTACAACGACACCACCTACACGCTGAAGAACGTGTACGATCTGCTCAGCAACGAGTTTACCGACACGTTCACCACGACCACGCCGGAC CCTCGCACGTCACCGACCACACCGGATCCGTCCACCAGTACGACACCGAAGTACCGCATCTCCCGGGCCGAGCTGGGGCGCATCCTGAACCGCAACTATCGCGGTTTGCAGAAGCTGTTCCGGCTCGAATGGAACGACGCATGGAAC CAAACGAAGTACAACATCGATGACTACAAGCGGGAGCTGAAGAACTCGGCCTTTCCACCGCGCAACAAAACGGCCGGACCGATCAACGTCAACCTGTCGGTGGAGGTAAAGGCGGACGTCAAAAAGCCGTAG
- the LOC120906131 gene encoding cecropin-B, which produces MNFTKLFILVAIAVLVVVGVQPVDGAPRWKFGKRLEKLGRNVFRAAKKALPVIAGYKALG; this is translated from the exons ATGAACTTCACCAAGCTGTTCATCCTGGTGGCGATTGCGGTCCTGGTGGTCGTTGGCGTACAGCCAGTCGATGGTGCGCCGCGGTGGAAGTTCGGCAAGCGGTTG GAGAAGCTCGGACGTAATGTGTTTCGGGCGGCTAAGAAAGCGCTGCCCGTCATTGCCGGCTACAAAGCTCTTGGATAG
- the LOC120906132 gene encoding cecropin-A, whose protein sequence is MNFSKIFIFVVLAVLLLCSQTEAGRLKKLGKKIEGAGKRVFKAAEKALPVVAGVKALG, encoded by the exons ATGAACTTCTCCAAGATCTTCATCTTTGTCGTGCTGgcagtgctgctgctctgcAGCCAGACGGAAGCGGGACGGCTGAAGAAGCTGGGAAAGAAAATT GAGGGAGCCGGCAAGCGAGTGTTCAAGGCAGCAGAGAAGGCCCTGCCGGTGGTGGCAGGCGTTAAGGCGCTCGGTTAG